A window of Drosophila subobscura isolate 14011-0131.10 chromosome E, UCBerk_Dsub_1.0, whole genome shotgun sequence contains these coding sequences:
- the LOC117890491 gene encoding protein NCBP2AS2 homolog: MVLRLLMRYLANNEQLIQRMADSYPMRRAAQLVVSLMYRTKSLAREQGLHEMTPERFKSFISMFKNNVKQELEGVKKELKDKKN, from the exons ATGGTACTGCGACTTCTGATGCGGTATCTGGCCAACAATGAGCAGCTTATCCAGCGCATGGCAGACAGCTATCCCATGCGACGGGCTGCCCAGCTGGTCGTCTCCCTGATGTACCGCACCAAGAGCCTGGCCAGGGAGCAGGGGCTGCACGAGATGACGCCGGAGCGCTTCAA ATCCTTCATCAGTATGTTCAAGAACAATGTAAAACAAGAACTGGAGGGTGTCAAGAAGGAGCTCAAAGACAAGAAAAACTAG
- the LOC117890493 gene encoding mediator of RNA polymerase II transcription subunit 9, with translation CVRGHTVPNSGAGIEIFLFLLFIMELSPNNQNEDRKPILTADGLVQTSNSPFEPTISQETQTSNGIGTQCQLTVDQLDIEILPIIYDVVRCVEKDPLENAVKLRESQDCNHKIFELQKRFESAREQIRQLPGIDYNKDEQLQRLELLRNQLKLKQQLIRKYKDTEF, from the exons tgcgtgcgcggtcacactgtccCTAATTCTGGCGCTGGCATcgaaatttttctttttcttctctttatAATGGAATTATCGCCAAACAATCAAAACGAGGACAGAAAACCCATCCTAACAGCCGACGGCCTCGTGCAAACCTCCAACTCGCCCTTCGAGCCGACCATTTCACAGGAGACGCAGACCTCCAACGGCATCGGCACCCAGTGCCAGCTGACGGTCGACCAATTGGACATAGAGATTCTGCCGATAATCTACGACGTGGTGCGCTG TGTGGAAAAGGATCCGCTTGAGAACGCCGTGAAGCTGCGCGAGTCACAGGACTGCAACCACAAG ATCTTCGAGCTGCAGAAGCGCTTCGAGTCAGCGCGCGAGCAAATCAGGCAGCTGCCCGGCATCGACTACAACAAGGACGAGCAGTTGCAGCGTCTCGAACTACTGCGGAAtcaactgaagctgaagcagcagctcatACGCAAGTACAAGGACACGGAGTTCTAG
- the LOC117890492 gene encoding uncharacterized protein LOC117890492, producing the protein MEKSEIRLQRMSNVYQSQSSYMYLRNKMLLKIENTLLRSHRQRETTGIKKLYNSFFVLF; encoded by the coding sequence ATGGAGAAATCTGAAATACGACTGCAGCGCATGTCAAATGTATATCAATCGCAATCGAGCTATATGTATCTGAGGAACAAGATGCTGTTAAAAATCGAAAATACCCTACTCCGAAGCCATCGTCAGCGCGAGACCACCGGAATTAAGAAACTGTACAATTCGTTTTTCGTATTGTTTTAA
- the LOC117890490 gene encoding nuclear transcription factor Y subunit gamma-like isoform X1, which produces MALSFLSQNSGLLDLQSIFDPQYSELQQEHSNHHQHNNNNNNNNNHHHHHHHQSNQQHQPHEELQLQLPQRIATPTNTKFDLNIFNEFDQMEFNNTNNLNRSQ; this is translated from the coding sequence ATGGCGCTTTCGTTTCTATCGCAAAACTCCGGTCTGTTGGATTTACAAAGCATATTCGATCCACAATATTCAGAACTGCAGCAAGAACATTCGAACCACCatcaacacaacaacaacaacaacaacaacaacaaccatcaccatcatcaccaccaccaaagCAACCAACAACATCAGCCACACGAGGAGCTACAACTTCAGCTACCACAGCGCATAGCGACACCCACCAATACCAAATTCGATTTGAACATCTTCAACGAATTCGATCAAATGGAAttcaacaacaccaacaacttGAATCGCAGTCAATAG
- the LOC117890490 gene encoding transmembrane protein DDB_G0273707/DDB_G0273361-like isoform X2 codes for MALSFLSQNSGLLDLQSIFDPQYSELQQEHSNHHQHNNNNNNNNNHHHQPHEELQLQLPQRIATPTNTKFDLNIFNEFDQMEFNNTNNLNRSQ; via the exons ATGGCGCTTTCGTTTCTATCGCAAAACTCCGGTCTGTTGGATTTACAAAGCATATTCGATCCACAATATTCAGAACTGCAGCAAGAACATTCGAACCACCatcaacacaacaacaacaacaacaacaacaacaaccatcacc ATCAGCCACACGAGGAGCTACAACTTCAGCTACCACAGCGCATAGCGACACCCACCAATACCAAATTCGATTTGAACATCTTCAACGAATTCGATCAAATGGAAttcaacaacaccaacaacttGAATCGCAGTCAATAG
- the LOC117890485 gene encoding transcription factor CP2-like isoform X1, whose amino-acid sequence MDWDSLDIGQTENSPTASQSGELPTKVAPQEKDKHKREKHSGRSSWSDEIGFDLNAEFNSSSYLNNSENFLSFSPTLTALKQEPQTEQIKPNPKLSLDSSSSNSNAAAGNVSANVAIAKVDEAQNSPQLGQETAAANGKHDLSAGLLCGCGSPQGSPVAASDYELGGQPDKGKINPQQQQQQQLSVLDPSKIELGSANGATHAEDHKFQYILAAATSIATKNNEETLTYLNQGQSYEIKLKKIGDLSLYRDKILKSVIKICFHERRLQFMEREQMQQWQQSRPGERIIEVDVPLSYGLCHVSQPLSSNSLNTVEIFWDPLKEVGVYIKVNCISTEFTPKKHGGEKGVPFRLQIETYIESNNNSNSNSNTNGTNNNNSSGNGNGGSTAPASPERTPNGSSNSNCSVGGLSIASVKHAVHAAACQIKVFKLKGADRKHKQDREKIQKRPQSEQDKFQPSYECTIMNDISLDLVMPATTTGCYSPEYMKLWPNSPVHIPKYDGMLPFASSAASPATSGSSPIAINSVTSTNSPNLKLMDATNMVSPQHVPAEMDDFQNQNIMPESTPSQVTQWLTNHRLTAYLSTFAHFSGADIMRMSKEDLIQICGLADGIRMFNILRAKTITPRLTLYASMDGCSYNAIYLLSNTAKELQQKLFKMPGFYEFMAKASAQENGGAAAVAAAAAAAALYNNWSMHSKYSGSGSNIFNDANKSCVYISGPSGILVSVTDEVLNNEIKDGSLYALDVQGGKVILKLINKQDNN is encoded by the exons ATGGATTGGGACTCACTGGACATTGGCCAGACCGAGAACTCCCCCACAGCATCCCAGAGCGGCGAGCTGCCCACCAAAGTGGCACCCCAGGAAAAGGATAAGCACAAGCGCGAGAAGCACTCTG gccgcagcagctggagcgaTGAGATTGGCTTCGATCTGAATGCCGAGTTCAACAGCAGCTCGTACCTGAACAA CAGTGAAAACTTTCTGTCGTTCTCCCCCACGCTGACCGCCCTGAAGCAGGAGCCCCAGACGGAGCAGATCAAGCCGAATCCAAAGCTCTcgctggacagcagcagcagcaacagcaatgccGCCGCAGGCAATGTCTCTGCCAACGTGGCGATTGCCAAGGTGGATGAGGCACAGAACTCACCGCAGCTGGGCCAGGAGACAGCCGCTGCCAATGGCAAACATGACCTGAGCGCCGGACtactctgtggctgtggctcgcCCCAGGGCTCGCCAGTGGCTGCCAGCGATTACGAGCTGGGCGGACAGCCAGACAAGGGCAAGATcaatccgcagcagcagcagcagcagcaactgagcGTGCTCGATCCATCCAAGATAGAGCTTGGATCCGCCAACGGAGCGACACACGCCGAGGATCACAA GTTTCAATacattttggctgctgccacatcgaTTGCCACCAAGAACAATGAGGAGACCCTCACGTATCTGAACCAGGGCCAGAGCTACGAGATCAAGCTGAAGAAGATCGGAGACCTGTCCCTCTACAGGGATAAGATTTTGAAG AGCGTGATCAAGATATGCTTCCATGAGCGGCGCCTCCAGTTCATGGAGCGCGAGCAGAtgcaacaatggcagcaatccCGACCCGGCGAGCGCATCATTGAGGTGGATGTACCGCTCTCGTATGGCCTGTGCCACGTCTCGCAGCCCCTGAGCTCCAACTCGCTCAACACGGTCGAGATATTCTGGGATCCACTCAAGGAGGTCGGCGTCTACATCAAGGTCAATTGCATTTCAACCGAATTTACACCCAAGAAGCACGGCGGGGAGAAAGGTGTACCATTTCGACTCCAGATCGAAACCTACAtagaaagcaacaacaacagcaacagtaacagcaacacgaacggaacaaacaacaacaatagcagtGGCAACGGTAACGGCGGCTCGACTGCCCCAGCCTCGCCGGAGCGTACACCCAAtgggagcagcaacagcaactgcagcgtCGGAGGTTTATCCATTGCCAGCGTGAAGCACGCCGTCcacgctgctgcctgccagatCAAG GTGTTCAAGCTAAAGGGCGCCGATCGCAAGCACAAGCAGGATCGCGAGAAGATCCAGAAGCGTCCGCAGTCGGAGCAGGATAAGTTCCAGCCCAGCTACGAGTGCACCATCATGAATGACATCTCGCTGGATCTGGTCATGCCCGCCACCACCACGGGCTGCTACAGCCCCGAGTA TATGAAGCTTTGGCCAAATTCGCCCGTGCATATACCCAAGTACGATGGGATGCTACCGTTCGCATCAAGTGCAGCATCGCCGGcgaccagcggcagcagccccatAGCCATCAACTCGGTGACGTCAACCAATTCGCCCAATCTCAAGCTGATGGACGCCACCAATATGGTCTCGCCGCAGCATGTGCCCGCCGAAATGGATGacttt CAGAATCAGAACATAATGCCGGAGTCGACGCCGTCACAAGTGACGCAGTGGCTGACCAACCATCGCCTCACGGCCTATCTATCGACGTTCGCCCACTTCTCGGGTGCTGATATCATGCG CATGTCCAAGGAGGATCTTATACAAATCTGCGGCCTGGCCGACGGCATACGCATGTTCAACATATTGCGAGCCAA GACCATCACGCCCAGACTCACGCTGTATGCCAGCATGGATGGCTGCAGCTACAATGCCATCTACTTGCTGTCGAACAcggccaaggagctgcagcagaagctgtTCAAGATGCCCGGCTTCTACGAGTTCATGGCCAAGGCGAGTGCCCAGGAGAACGGgggagctgctgccgttgcggccgccgccgctgctgctgcactgtaCAACAACTGGAGCATGCACTCGAAGTACTCGGGCAGCGGCTCGAACATCTTCAACGATGCCAACAAGAGCTGCGTGTACATCTCTGGGCCGTCGGGCATACTCGTTAGCGTCACCGACGAGGTGCTCAACAACGAGATCAAAGACGGCAGCCTCTACGCCTTGGATGTGCAGGGCGGCAAGGTGATCTTGAAGCTGATCAACAAGCAGGACAACAATTGA
- the LOC117890485 gene encoding transcription factor CP2-like isoform X2, producing MDWDSLDIGQTENSPTASQSGELPTKVAPQEKDKHKREKHSGRSSWSDEIGFDLNAEFNSSSYLNNSENFLSFSPTLTALKQEPQTEQIKPNPKLSLDSSSSNSNAAAGNVSANVAIAKVDEAQNSPQLGQETAAANGKHDLSAGLLCGCGSPQGSPVAASDYELGGQPDKGKINPQQQQQQQLSVLDPSKIELGSANGATHAEDHKFQYILAAATSIATKNNEETLTYLNQGQSYEIKLKKIGDLSLYRDKILKSVIKICFHERRLQFMEREQMQQWQQSRPGERIIEVDVPLSYGLCHVSQPLSSNSLNTVEIFWDPLKEVGVYIKVNCISTEFTPKKHGGEKGVPFRLQIETYIESNNNSNSNSNTNGTNNNNSSGNGNGGSTAPASPERTPNGSSNSNCSVGGLSIASVKHAVHAAACQIKVFKLKGADRKHKQDREKIQKRPQSEQDKFQPSYECTIMNDISLDLVMPATTTGCYSPEYMKLWPNSPVHIPKYDGMLPFASSAASPATSGSSPIAINSVTSTNSPNLKLMDATNMVSPQHVPAEMDDFNQNIMPESTPSQVTQWLTNHRLTAYLSTFAHFSGADIMRMSKEDLIQICGLADGIRMFNILRAKTITPRLTLYASMDGCSYNAIYLLSNTAKELQQKLFKMPGFYEFMAKASAQENGGAAAVAAAAAAAALYNNWSMHSKYSGSGSNIFNDANKSCVYISGPSGILVSVTDEVLNNEIKDGSLYALDVQGGKVILKLINKQDNN from the exons ATGGATTGGGACTCACTGGACATTGGCCAGACCGAGAACTCCCCCACAGCATCCCAGAGCGGCGAGCTGCCCACCAAAGTGGCACCCCAGGAAAAGGATAAGCACAAGCGCGAGAAGCACTCTG gccgcagcagctggagcgaTGAGATTGGCTTCGATCTGAATGCCGAGTTCAACAGCAGCTCGTACCTGAACAA CAGTGAAAACTTTCTGTCGTTCTCCCCCACGCTGACCGCCCTGAAGCAGGAGCCCCAGACGGAGCAGATCAAGCCGAATCCAAAGCTCTcgctggacagcagcagcagcaacagcaatgccGCCGCAGGCAATGTCTCTGCCAACGTGGCGATTGCCAAGGTGGATGAGGCACAGAACTCACCGCAGCTGGGCCAGGAGACAGCCGCTGCCAATGGCAAACATGACCTGAGCGCCGGACtactctgtggctgtggctcgcCCCAGGGCTCGCCAGTGGCTGCCAGCGATTACGAGCTGGGCGGACAGCCAGACAAGGGCAAGATcaatccgcagcagcagcagcagcagcaactgagcGTGCTCGATCCATCCAAGATAGAGCTTGGATCCGCCAACGGAGCGACACACGCCGAGGATCACAA GTTTCAATacattttggctgctgccacatcgaTTGCCACCAAGAACAATGAGGAGACCCTCACGTATCTGAACCAGGGCCAGAGCTACGAGATCAAGCTGAAGAAGATCGGAGACCTGTCCCTCTACAGGGATAAGATTTTGAAG AGCGTGATCAAGATATGCTTCCATGAGCGGCGCCTCCAGTTCATGGAGCGCGAGCAGAtgcaacaatggcagcaatccCGACCCGGCGAGCGCATCATTGAGGTGGATGTACCGCTCTCGTATGGCCTGTGCCACGTCTCGCAGCCCCTGAGCTCCAACTCGCTCAACACGGTCGAGATATTCTGGGATCCACTCAAGGAGGTCGGCGTCTACATCAAGGTCAATTGCATTTCAACCGAATTTACACCCAAGAAGCACGGCGGGGAGAAAGGTGTACCATTTCGACTCCAGATCGAAACCTACAtagaaagcaacaacaacagcaacagtaacagcaacacgaacggaacaaacaacaacaatagcagtGGCAACGGTAACGGCGGCTCGACTGCCCCAGCCTCGCCGGAGCGTACACCCAAtgggagcagcaacagcaactgcagcgtCGGAGGTTTATCCATTGCCAGCGTGAAGCACGCCGTCcacgctgctgcctgccagatCAAG GTGTTCAAGCTAAAGGGCGCCGATCGCAAGCACAAGCAGGATCGCGAGAAGATCCAGAAGCGTCCGCAGTCGGAGCAGGATAAGTTCCAGCCCAGCTACGAGTGCACCATCATGAATGACATCTCGCTGGATCTGGTCATGCCCGCCACCACCACGGGCTGCTACAGCCCCGAGTA TATGAAGCTTTGGCCAAATTCGCCCGTGCATATACCCAAGTACGATGGGATGCTACCGTTCGCATCAAGTGCAGCATCGCCGGcgaccagcggcagcagccccatAGCCATCAACTCGGTGACGTCAACCAATTCGCCCAATCTCAAGCTGATGGACGCCACCAATATGGTCTCGCCGCAGCATGTGCCCGCCGAAATGGATGacttt AATCAGAACATAATGCCGGAGTCGACGCCGTCACAAGTGACGCAGTGGCTGACCAACCATCGCCTCACGGCCTATCTATCGACGTTCGCCCACTTCTCGGGTGCTGATATCATGCG CATGTCCAAGGAGGATCTTATACAAATCTGCGGCCTGGCCGACGGCATACGCATGTTCAACATATTGCGAGCCAA GACCATCACGCCCAGACTCACGCTGTATGCCAGCATGGATGGCTGCAGCTACAATGCCATCTACTTGCTGTCGAACAcggccaaggagctgcagcagaagctgtTCAAGATGCCCGGCTTCTACGAGTTCATGGCCAAGGCGAGTGCCCAGGAGAACGGgggagctgctgccgttgcggccgccgccgctgctgctgcactgtaCAACAACTGGAGCATGCACTCGAAGTACTCGGGCAGCGGCTCGAACATCTTCAACGATGCCAACAAGAGCTGCGTGTACATCTCTGGGCCGTCGGGCATACTCGTTAGCGTCACCGACGAGGTGCTCAACAACGAGATCAAAGACGGCAGCCTCTACGCCTTGGATGTGCAGGGCGGCAAGGTGATCTTGAAGCTGATCAACAAGCAGGACAACAATTGA
- the LOC117890494 gene encoding uncharacterized protein LOC117890494 — translation MDGSQVLLLLLLCAMGHGVHSDCRIKQYMVEGTNRIFTYRDASGALQLQRTETVPAGVSLWMYCSAADRVETQCQDNGQFTVALPMICNDPMRPTVTRIRDSECAGTMYAVGYTIEGQLLELYRTCFDAGNARVLYSQSDVYYKTFFPKRPFVDFLTDELFSPSEAAAYYKSNIYHAFNNIYGDGQTYLSRALDLVINRGHLVACADFLFLDQMGSTFRYLNVVPQFKSINDGNWEKIERWVRGIVPQSAPFRVKTGGIGILMLADGRGVFRQAFLAGSKIPVPEWTYKVVREVSGRRLYVFLTYNCTFQREWPQVPDICKPVSCPLNLPNTPRDGFTYCCDPTHFPL, via the exons ATGGATGGTTCCCAGGTactactgctgctcctactcTGCGCCATGG GTCATGGGGTGCACAGTGATTGTCGGATTAAGCAGTATATGGTGGAGGGTACAAATCGCATATTTACCTATCGCGATGCCAGCGGAGCCCTTCAATTGCAGCGAACAGAAACCGTTCCCGCTGGTGTGTCCCTTTGGATGTACTGCAGTGCCGCGGACAGGGTGGAGACCCAGTGCCAGGACAATGGACAGTTCACTGTCGCTTTGCCCATGATATGCAACGATCCGATGCGGCCAACGGTGACGCGGATCAGGGACTCGGAGTGCGCTGGGACCATGTATGCTGTGGGCTACACGATCGAGGGACAGCTGTTGGAGCTGTATAGGACGTGCTTTGATGCCGGCAATGCGCGGGTTTTATACTCGCAGAGCGATGTCTACTACAAGACCTTCT TTCCTAAGCGGccttttgtggattttttgACCGACGAGCTGTTCAGTCCCTCTGAGGCGGCTGCCTACTACAAATCCAACATCTACCACGCCTTCAATAACATCTACGGGGATGGACAGACCTACTTGAGTAGAGCTCTCGATCTGGTGATCAATCGTGGGCATCTGGTGGCGTGCGCGGACTTCCTTTTTCTGGACCAAATGGGCAGCACCTTCCGCTACCTGAATGTTGTGCCGCAGTTCAAGTCAATCAACGATGGGAACTGGGAGAAGATCGAACGTTGGGTGCGCGGCATAGTACCCCAATCGGCTCCGTTTCGGGTGAAGACCGGTGGCATCGGCATACTCATGCTGGCAGACGGCAGAGGTGTGTTCAGGCAGGCCTTCCTGGCCGGCTCCAAGATTCCGGTGCCCGAGTGGACCTACAAGGTGGTGCGAGAAGTCAGTGGCAGGCGGCTCTACGTGTTCCTCACCTACAACTGCACCTTCCAGCGTGAATGGCCGCAGGTCCCAGATATTTGCAAGCCCGTCAGCTGCCCCTTAAACCTGCCAAACACACCCCGCGATGGCTTCACCTACTGCTGCGATCCAACGCACTTTCCCCTCTAA
- the LOC117892632 gene encoding LOW QUALITY PROTEIN: odorant receptor 46a-like (The sequence of the model RefSeq protein was modified relative to this genomic sequence to represent the inferred CDS: inserted 1 base in 1 codon) — MNKRAEIFYKGQTFIFNIYSLMPQEQRWKRILNELNYLHVMGFWVLLFDLLLVLHVVANLNNMFEIVRAIFVLATSAGHTTKLISIKLNNVALQQLFERLDDGDFRAVGAEELAIFAAACETTRKARDYYAALSFLALAMMLIPQFVLDWSQLPLATYNPFVDSPGSAGYWLLYCYQCLALSTSCLTNIGFDSLCCSLFIFVKCQLDILALRLQRLGNASTSIDVQLRQCIRYHMAIVDLADNIERLLCQPISMQIFCSVLVLTANFYAIAMLSDEKLALXKFVSYQACMLIQIFMLCYFAGEITHCSVGLPHRLYDTNWMDWNRSDRRNVLLFMQRLHYELRIRTINPSRAFDLALFGSPH, encoded by the exons ATGAACAAGCGGGCGGAGATCTTCTACAAGGGGCAGACGtttattttcaacatttaCTCGCTGATGCCGCAAGAGCAGCGCTGGAAGAGAATCCTCAATGAGCTCAACTACTTACACGTGATGGGCTTCTGGGTGCTGCTGTtcgatctgctgctggtgctgcacgTGGTGGCCAATCTGAACAACATGTTTGAGATTGTGAGGGCCATCTTTGTGCTGGCAACCAGCGCTGGGCATACCACCAAGCTGATATCCATCAAGCTGAATAATGTGgcgctccagcagctgttCGAACGCCTGGACGATGGGGATTTCCGTGCCGTGGGTGCGGAGGAGTTGGCTATATTTGCGGCCGCCTGCGAGACGACTCGCAAGGCGCGAGATTACTATGCGGCGCTGTCATTTTTAGCTCTGGCCATGATGCTGATCCCACAGTTTGTGCTCGACTGgtcgcagctgccgctggccaccTACAATCCGTTCGTCGATAGTCCGGGCTCGGCCGGATACTGGCTGCTGTACTGCTACCAGTGCCTGGCGCTCTCCACCTCGTGCCTCACCAACATTGGCTTCGACTCCCTGTGCTGCTCCCTCTTCATATTCGTCAAATGCCAGCTGGACATCCTGGCTCTGCGCCTGCAGCGTTTGGGCAACGCTAGCACCAGCATCGATGTGCAGCTGAGGCAATGCATTCGCTACCACATGGCGATCGTGGACTTGGCCGATAACATCGAGCGGCTGCTCTGCCAGCCGATATCGATGCAAATATTCTGctcggtgctggtgctgacAGCAAACTTCTATGCCATAGCCATG TTGTCCGATGAGAAGTTGGCGC TCAAGTTTGTCAGCTATCAGGCCTGCATGCTGATTCAGATTTTTATGCTCTGCTACTTTGCGGG CGAGATCACCCACTGCAGTGTCGGGCTGCCCCATCGGCTGTACGACACCAATTGGATGGACTGGAATCGCTCCGACCGCCGCAACGTTTTGCTCTTCATGCAGCGTCTCCACTACGAACTGAGGATAAGAACCATCAATCCCAGTCGCGCCTTTGACCTGGCTCTCTTCGGCTCG CCTCATTAG
- the LOC117892633 gene encoding LOW QUALITY PROTEIN: odorant receptor 46a-like (The sequence of the model RefSeq protein was modified relative to this genomic sequence to represent the inferred CDS: deleted 1 base in 1 codon): MNQHQRVTAHFYKHQVWYLQLLGIWALPSSATEQQRRWHLLRFCVIFVILSGMLLLFAMELVSSISNLRAILRVFFMFATEMSCMTKLMHLKLKGRKLAGLVSMMESSRFATKSEQEQKLMEAGRVSVVNLRNLYGVSSIVTATLILVVPCFAGYTELPLSMYELCSIEGRACYWVLFLTHAISLLPTCCLNIAFDSVAFSLLTYLRVQVQMLVLRLQKLGPADGPLDNQRINRELRECSAYYNNIVRLKDLVEMFIRVPGSVQLMCSILVLVSNLYDMSTISIANGEAIYMTKTCIYQLVMLLQIFIICYPSNEVTIHSSRLSHSVYMSQWTTWDKRNRQIILLMMQRLDSPLCLRTLNPTFTFSLEAFGSIVNCSYSYFALLKRVNS; the protein is encoded by the exons ATGAATCAGCATCAGAGGGTCACGGCGCACTTCTACAAGCATCAGGTGTGGTACTTGCAGTTATTGGGCATCTGGGCCCTGCCCAGCTCggccacagagcagcagcgtcgcTGGCATCTGCTACGATTTTGTGTGATCTTTGTCATACTCAGcggcatgttgctgctgttcgccATGGAGCTGGTTAGCAGCATTTCCAATCTGCGGGCAATACTCAGAGTGTTCTTCATGTTTGCCACGGAAATGTCCTGCATGACCAAATTGATGCACCTGAAGCTG AAAGGTCGCAAGCTGGCCGGCCTGGTCAGCATGATGGAATCCTCGCGTTTTGCAACCAAAAGTGAACAGGAGCAAAAACTCATGGAGGCGGGCAGGGTGTCGGTGGTTAACTTGCGGAATCTGTACGGCGTGTCGTCCATAGTGACTGCCACCTTGATTCTCGTTGTTCCCTGCTTTGCGGGTTACACGGAGCTGCCGCTGTCCATGTACGAGCTGTGCAGCATTGAGGGTCGCGCCTGCTACTGGGTGTTGTTCCTCACTCATGCCATCTCGCTGCTGCCCACGTGCTGCCTGAACATAGCCTTCGACTCGGTGGCGTTCAGTCTGCTCACGTATCTGCGTGTCCAGGTGCAGATGCTCGTGCTGCGACTGCAGAAGTTGGGACCGGCTGACGGTCCGCTGGATAATCAGCGCATTAACAGGGAGCTGCGCGAGTGCAGCGCCTACTACAACAACATTGTGCGGCTCAAGGACCTCGTGGAGATGTTCATCAGAGTGCCTGGCTCCGTGCAGCTGATGTGCTCGATTCTGGTGTTGGTGTCCAACCTGTACGACATGTCCACCATCTCGATTGCCAATGGCGAGGCCATCTACATGACCAAGACGTGCATCTATCAGCTGGTCATGCTCTTGCAGATCTTCATCATCTGCTACCCCTCCAACGAGGTCACAATCCACAGCTCACGCCTTAGCCACAGCGTCTACATGTCCCAATGGACCACCTGGGACAAGAGAAATCGTCAAATTATTCTGCTGATGATGCAGCGGCTGGACTCACCGCTTTGCTTGCGCACACTTAATCCCACATTCACTTTCAGTCTGGAGGCGTTTGGTTCT aTTGTGAACTGTTCCTACAGCTATTTCGCACTGCTGAAGAGAGTTAACAGTTAG